The following are from one region of the Desulfovibrio sp. Fe33 genome:
- a CDS encoding RNA polymerase sigma factor produces MSSTIMEIEKRYDEISYESLFKEHSRLIYKLIINFVKSRNINLHGSEIDDVYQEIALKIFKNDYISRYNVEKSSFITWLNIICRTTVIDYYRKKLRWMESVLTDEPLRNPEGGLDTSLFSLPAGVLTDRQAEVLTLFFKEGLIACEIARKLGITSRTVRSIKSQALNRLRIHYGASAPLAEAGEPRLSERRKAS; encoded by the coding sequence ATGAGCAGCACAATAATGGAAATTGAAAAGCGATATGATGAAATATCATATGAAAGCCTGTTCAAGGAACATTCCAGGCTCATCTACAAGCTCATCATCAACTTCGTAAAATCCAGAAACATAAATCTGCATGGATCTGAAATAGATGATGTCTACCAGGAAATAGCGCTGAAAATATTCAAGAACGACTACATTTCACGCTACAACGTCGAGAAGAGTTCCTTCATCACCTGGCTCAACATCATCTGCCGCACCACGGTCATCGACTACTACAGAAAGAAGCTCCGCTGGATGGAATCCGTGCTCACCGACGAGCCTTTGCGCAACCCGGAAGGCGGACTCGACACCTCCCTGTTCAGCCTGCCCGCGGGCGTGCTGACCGACCGGCAGGCGGAAGTCCTCACCCTTTTTTTCAAGGAAGGGCTGATCGCCTGCGAAATCGCCCGGAAGCTCGGCATCACCTCGCGCACCGTCCGCAGCATCAAATCCCAGGCCCTGAACAGGCTCCGCATCCATTACGGCGCATCCGCTCCCCTGGCCGAAGCCGGCGAGCCGCGCCTTTCCGAAAGGAGGAAAGCCTCATGA
- a CDS encoding TonB-dependent receptor plug domain-containing protein, giving the protein MGADLLRPIVLGILISFLWTVPALADDDLSGLGLEELLQVEVASATRRTEPLSRIPAAVTVLTEEDIFRSGATNVPEALQLVPGVHVAQMNTDRWAVGIRGFNGLLSNKHLVLVDGRPVTSPVMTGVQWDNIVPIGQIKRIEVVRGTRTSLWGAESFTGVINIITKTAFESLGGQSVSVGGTRGAGQTVRYGRKTGDDSAFMVYGTAQYLNGDWLSGSNRGQNGHEWSKFQSGLRADWENAFTDALSLQCDLVRSKTEEDGPVGPPPGNRETRSRTDVNGYAQFVWDRATGLDSNLRFRTSFTRDTAMLADLEGGANILDAELTSAMERMGRHYLTWGVGTQYFWDDVHDGDDVDVDLERIYTWTGTGFIRDRITLLPESLYFVAGLKADVLDEKSVELQPTLRLLHTRDEAEYWIAVSRGVRADTRYQRSGTYVVHARGKDYKVEAPDDLKAEKLVSYEAGVRRVLTPDVRFDLSLYVNDYSELLMLELDDATDTATVSNSLKGTAYGLEAVVEWAVSDRLTLKPSASLIYQNIYGLDSGPVGDSMPEEGLGSEMKLQILTKPLKDVGLDIFLGYIDSPDQRHLPAYFSLDAHASWRVSDTLLLELIGRNLSGSNEQFSDLAVGPSVDCRVTWDF; this is encoded by the coding sequence ATGGGAGCAGACCTGCTGCGGCCGATTGTTCTGGGAATACTGATTTCGTTTCTCTGGACGGTTCCGGCCCTGGCCGACGACGATCTATCCGGCCTCGGGCTGGAGGAGCTCTTGCAGGTGGAGGTGGCCAGCGCCACCCGCCGCACCGAACCCCTGTCGCGGATTCCGGCCGCGGTCACAGTCCTGACCGAGGAGGATATCTTTCGGTCCGGGGCCACCAACGTGCCCGAGGCGCTTCAGCTCGTGCCCGGCGTGCATGTCGCCCAGATGAACACGGACCGCTGGGCCGTGGGCATCCGGGGGTTCAACGGCCTGTTGAGCAATAAACATCTGGTTCTGGTGGACGGCAGGCCGGTGACCTCGCCGGTCATGACCGGGGTGCAGTGGGACAACATCGTGCCCATTGGTCAGATCAAGCGTATCGAGGTGGTGCGCGGCACCCGGACCAGCCTGTGGGGGGCGGAATCCTTCACCGGGGTCATCAACATCATCACCAAGACCGCGTTCGAGTCGCTGGGCGGGCAGTCCGTGTCCGTGGGTGGCACCAGGGGCGCGGGACAGACCGTGCGCTACGGACGCAAGACCGGCGACGATTCCGCCTTCATGGTCTACGGCACTGCCCAATACCTGAACGGCGACTGGCTGAGCGGCTCGAACCGGGGCCAGAACGGCCATGAATGGTCCAAGTTTCAGAGCGGCCTTCGCGCGGACTGGGAGAACGCCTTTACCGACGCCTTGTCCCTGCAATGCGACCTGGTCCGCTCCAAAACCGAGGAGGACGGGCCGGTCGGTCCCCCTCCCGGCAACCGGGAAACCCGTTCGCGCACCGACGTCAACGGCTACGCCCAGTTCGTCTGGGACCGTGCGACCGGCCTGGATTCGAATCTGCGCTTCAGGACTTCCTTCACCCGGGATACCGCCATGCTCGCCGACCTCGAAGGAGGGGCGAACATCCTCGACGCGGAGTTGACCTCGGCCATGGAGCGGATGGGCCGCCATTACCTGACCTGGGGCGTTGGCACCCAGTATTTCTGGGATGACGTGCACGACGGGGACGACGTGGATGTGGATCTGGAGCGCATCTACACCTGGACCGGCACCGGCTTCATCCGCGACCGCATCACTCTGCTGCCGGAGAGCCTCTATTTTGTCGCCGGGCTGAAGGCGGACGTGCTCGACGAGAAGTCCGTCGAACTGCAACCCACGCTTCGCCTGCTGCATACCCGGGACGAGGCCGAGTATTGGATAGCGGTCTCGCGCGGCGTGCGGGCGGACACCCGCTACCAGCGCAGCGGCACCTATGTGGTTCATGCGAGGGGCAAGGACTACAAGGTGGAGGCCCCGGACGACCTCAAGGCCGAAAAGCTCGTCTCCTACGAGGCCGGAGTCCGCCGAGTCCTGACCCCGGATGTCCGGTTCGACCTCTCGCTGTACGTCAACGACTATTCCGAACTGCTCATGCTCGAACTGGACGACGCCACCGATACGGCCACGGTGAGCAATTCCCTCAAGGGCACGGCCTACGGCCTGGAAGCCGTGGTCGAATGGGCCGTGTCCGACCGGCTGACCCTCAAGCCGTCGGCCAGTCTCATCTACCAGAATATTTACGGCCTGGATTCCGGGCCGGTGGGCGACTCCATGCCCGAGGAGGGGCTGGGCAGCGAGATGAAGCTGCAAATCCTCACCAAGCCGCTCAAGGACGTGGGGCTGGATATCTTCCTGGGGTACATCGACAGCCCGGACCAGCGGCACCTGCCCGCCTATTTCAGCCTGGACGCGCACGCTTCCTGGCGGGTTTCCGACACGCTTCTGCTCGAACTCATCGGCCGGAACCTGAGCGGCTCAAACGAGCAGTTCTCGGACCTTGCGGTGGGGCCGAGCGTGGACTGCCGCGTGACCTGGGATTTCTGA
- a CDS encoding response regulator transcription factor has translation MKDLLLIDDDPELAELLKAYLGGEGLGLDAAATGSEGLEMARAGDYGLVILDVMLPDTSGFNVLTRLRAHTSVPVIMLTGRGEEIDRVVGLEMGADDYVSKPFQLRELLARIRAVLRRYGSGHEEEVRTAAVKPKPDMGIGDVLLDRNARNMTVSGSPVHLTSTEFDILEMLALNMGNVVERGSLMEKALGRSEDFDDYVLNVHMSNLRKKLDRHVSIKTIRGRGYLLAVPQEGAA, from the coding sequence ATGAAAGACCTGTTGCTGATCGACGACGACCCCGAACTGGCGGAGCTGCTGAAGGCCTATCTCGGCGGCGAAGGGCTCGGCCTGGATGCGGCCGCCACCGGAAGCGAGGGTCTGGAAATGGCCCGCGCGGGGGATTACGGGCTGGTCATTCTGGACGTCATGCTTCCCGACACCAGCGGCTTCAACGTGTTGACCCGGTTGCGCGCGCATACCTCCGTGCCGGTCATCATGCTCACCGGACGGGGGGAGGAGATAGACCGGGTGGTCGGTCTGGAGATGGGAGCCGACGACTACGTGTCCAAGCCGTTTCAGCTTCGCGAACTCCTTGCCCGCATCCGCGCGGTGCTGCGCCGGTACGGCAGCGGCCACGAGGAGGAAGTCCGTACGGCGGCGGTGAAGCCCAAGCCGGACATGGGTATCGGCGACGTGCTTCTGGACCGCAATGCCCGGAACATGACCGTGAGCGGCAGCCCGGTCCACCTGACCTCCACCGAGTTCGACATCCTGGAGATGCTCGCCTTGAACATGGGGAACGTGGTTGAAAGGGGCAGCCTCATGGAAAAGGCGCTCGGCCGGAGCGAGGATTTCGACGATTACGTGCTCAACGTGCATATGAGCAATCTGCGCAAGAAACTCGACCGGCACGTCAGCATCAAGACCATCCGGGGCAGGGGCTACCTCCTGGCCGTTCCCCAGGAAGGGGCCGCCTAG
- a CDS encoding YfiR family protein: MSLLRPIFFAVLAWTVFASPYQACGGTRLTAEPDQLRALYVQRLVKYVTWPHGAGPAPGEPFVVAATDPARLRPYFPDSDAEGDGPRFRLVQWPAECHVLVLAGASRREGAAILRRVADLPVLTIAQDPEGPEQGAVINFYMQGGRLKLEVNPEAAGRAGLGVSSRLMQLARIYRGGVHE, from the coding sequence ATGAGCTTGTTGCGGCCGATATTTTTCGCGGTCCTCGCCTGGACGGTTTTCGCTTCACCGTACCAGGCGTGCGGCGGGACCCGCCTGACTGCGGAACCGGACCAGTTGCGGGCGCTTTACGTGCAGCGGCTGGTTAAATATGTGACTTGGCCGCACGGCGCGGGGCCGGCCCCGGGAGAACCCTTCGTGGTCGCGGCCACGGACCCGGCGCGGCTGCGGCCCTATTTCCCGGATTCCGATGCGGAGGGCGACGGCCCCCGTTTCCGGCTGGTCCAGTGGCCCGCCGAGTGCCACGTCCTGGTCCTGGCCGGGGCGTCCCGGCGCGAAGGCGCGGCCATCCTCCGGCGGGTGGCGGACCTGCCCGTGCTGACCATTGCCCAGGACCCCGAGGGGCCGGAGCAGGGCGCGGTCATCAATTTCTACATGCAGGGCGGCAGGCTCAAGCTGGAGGTGAACCCCGAAGCGGCCGGACGCGCGGGGCTGGGGGTCAGTTCGCGGCTTATGCAGTTGGCCCGCATTTATCGGGGAGGCGTCCATGAGTGA
- a CDS encoding efflux RND transporter permease subunit, producing the protein MNLAKWCITNNRTSIVLFLLIAVSGVMTFFSIPKSEDPDFTIRTGVISTVFPGASPQRVEELVTDKLEERIREIDGVKTVKSQSMSGLSIIEVEFNDTIKDMQPYWQKLRNKVDDAGSDLPAEAMTPLVNDEFGDVYGIVVALTGDGFSYRELKDAADDLRDELLKIKGVGKVERWGEQGERIFVDFTNSRMATAGISPFVLAKMIDSQNTLQPSGSSMVGPERIVIEPTGEFKGVEDIYSLAIRPPGKKTSVRLADVTDISRGFSDPPTTLTRFNGKPSLMLAVSMADGGNIAELGERVAKRLDELRAAMYVGLDADVLVFQPDYVNKAINDFTINLIESFAFVVVIILLFAGLRTGVIAGSLVPMAMLGCIALMPYLDVGLQRVSIASLIISLGILVDNGVVVSEAILVRLASGEDRLKATTGAVSELWMPLLAASLTTVFAFLPIPLATTHPVGEFCTSLFIVVSLTLACSWGLSMSMVPMMCFYLLKPKQAVQTFSSRLYQSYRGLLLWSLRHRTMFLALILAGCMVSGWAFRYVPKIFFPPNERAQFTIDFWQPYGTDITATERRAERLEKILLADEDVNSVGVFVGHGGPRWYLPLNIEQKNDNLATFVVNTKSVESVDQVIKRTRQALEEGFPDADYSLNKLMNGPPVGAKLQIRLSGPNIKTLYALRDKILPVVEEQEGVTRVWDDWGQWTKKMIVKVDQDKAREAGLSSFDVAVSLQTAMSGLTASNYREGDTIIPILLRNDEGFRNRLDKIDSLNVYSYDTGESVPLSQVASTHLDWQPSDIRRRDQARTMTIKADVADGYFALSILNKVRPAVRQLMDKGDWPIGYTVEYGGEFEESAKAQAAINANMPLAMGLLVLVLIFQFNSIRRPLIILLTLPPMLIGITTGMLATNSPFGFMPMLGMISLLGIIVNNAIMLIDRIEIQRGRGLNLADAIVLSSLERARPIIMTATTTIIGMVPLSLQGGEMWRPMANLIMSGLTVATVLTLVLCPVLYSIFFRQRFKGYEWDPKVIQRGSDLNPSLHPTE; encoded by the coding sequence ATGAACCTGGCCAAATGGTGCATCACCAACAACCGCACCTCCATCGTCCTCTTCCTGCTCATCGCGGTGAGCGGAGTGATGACTTTCTTCTCCATTCCGAAAAGCGAGGACCCGGATTTCACCATCCGCACCGGCGTGATATCCACGGTCTTCCCCGGCGCGTCGCCCCAGCGGGTGGAGGAGCTGGTCACGGACAAGCTGGAGGAGAGAATCCGCGAAATCGACGGGGTCAAGACCGTCAAGTCCCAGTCCATGTCCGGCCTGTCCATCATCGAAGTGGAGTTCAACGACACCATCAAGGACATGCAGCCCTATTGGCAGAAACTGCGCAACAAGGTGGATGACGCCGGATCGGATCTGCCCGCCGAGGCCATGACGCCGCTGGTCAACGATGAGTTCGGCGACGTGTACGGCATCGTCGTCGCCCTCACCGGCGACGGGTTCTCCTACCGCGAGCTCAAGGACGCGGCCGACGACCTGCGCGACGAACTGCTCAAGATCAAGGGCGTGGGCAAGGTCGAGAGATGGGGCGAACAGGGCGAGCGCATCTTCGTGGACTTCACCAACTCCCGCATGGCCACCGCCGGGATAAGCCCATTCGTCCTGGCCAAGATGATCGACAGCCAGAACACCCTCCAACCCAGCGGTTCGAGCATGGTCGGCCCGGAGCGCATCGTCATCGAACCCACGGGCGAATTCAAGGGCGTGGAGGACATATACTCCCTGGCCATCCGCCCGCCGGGCAAGAAGACCTCGGTCCGCCTGGCCGATGTGACCGACATCTCGCGCGGCTTCTCCGACCCGCCGACCACCCTGACCCGGTTCAACGGCAAGCCGAGCCTCATGCTCGCCGTATCCATGGCCGACGGAGGCAACATCGCCGAACTGGGCGAACGGGTCGCCAAGCGGCTCGACGAACTCAGGGCCGCAATGTACGTGGGCCTTGACGCCGACGTGCTGGTCTTCCAGCCGGACTACGTCAACAAGGCCATCAACGATTTCACGATCAACCTGATCGAATCCTTCGCCTTCGTGGTGGTCATCATCCTGCTTTTCGCCGGTCTGCGCACGGGCGTCATCGCCGGGTCCCTGGTGCCCATGGCCATGCTCGGCTGCATCGCGCTCATGCCCTACCTCGACGTGGGGCTGCAACGGGTGTCCATCGCCTCGCTGATTATCTCGCTGGGCATCCTGGTGGACAACGGCGTGGTCGTGTCCGAGGCCATCCTGGTCCGCCTCGCCTCGGGCGAGGACCGGCTCAAGGCCACAACCGGCGCGGTGAGCGAGCTGTGGATGCCGCTGCTGGCCGCGTCCCTGACCACTGTTTTCGCCTTCCTGCCCATCCCGCTGGCCACCACCCACCCTGTGGGCGAGTTCTGCACCTCCCTGTTCATCGTGGTATCCCTGACCCTGGCCTGCTCGTGGGGACTGTCCATGTCCATGGTGCCCATGATGTGCTTCTACCTGCTCAAGCCCAAGCAGGCCGTCCAGACCTTTTCAAGCAGGCTGTACCAGAGCTACCGCGGACTGCTCCTGTGGAGCCTTCGCCACCGCACCATGTTCCTGGCGTTGATCCTCGCAGGCTGCATGGTCTCAGGATGGGCGTTCCGGTACGTGCCCAAGATATTCTTCCCGCCCAACGAACGGGCCCAGTTCACCATCGACTTCTGGCAGCCCTACGGTACGGACATCACCGCCACCGAACGGCGCGCGGAACGGCTGGAGAAAATCCTCCTCGCCGACGAGGACGTGAACAGCGTGGGCGTGTTCGTCGGCCACGGCGGTCCCCGCTGGTATCTGCCGCTCAACATCGAGCAGAAGAACGACAACCTGGCCACCTTCGTGGTCAACACCAAGTCCGTGGAGAGCGTGGACCAGGTCATCAAACGCACACGCCAGGCATTGGAAGAGGGCTTCCCCGACGCGGACTACAGCCTGAACAAGCTCATGAACGGCCCGCCGGTGGGAGCCAAACTGCAAATCCGCCTGTCCGGACCGAACATCAAGACCCTCTACGCCCTGCGCGACAAAATCCTGCCCGTCGTGGAGGAGCAGGAGGGCGTCACCCGCGTCTGGGACGACTGGGGCCAGTGGACGAAGAAGATGATCGTCAAGGTGGACCAGGACAAGGCGCGGGAGGCCGGGCTGTCCAGCTTCGACGTGGCCGTTTCCCTTCAGACCGCCATGTCCGGGCTGACCGCCTCCAACTACCGCGAGGGCGACACCATCATCCCCATCCTGCTCCGCAACGACGAGGGATTCCGCAACCGCCTGGACAAAATCGACAGCCTGAACGTCTACTCCTACGACACCGGCGAGAGCGTGCCGCTGTCCCAGGTGGCGAGCACCCATCTGGACTGGCAGCCCTCGGACATCCGCCGCCGCGACCAGGCCCGGACCATGACCATCAAGGCGGACGTGGCCGACGGCTACTTCGCCCTGTCCATCCTGAACAAGGTCCGCCCGGCCGTTCGGCAGCTCATGGACAAGGGAGACTGGCCGATAGGCTACACGGTGGAGTACGGCGGCGAGTTCGAAGAGAGCGCGAAGGCCCAGGCGGCCATCAACGCGAACATGCCCCTGGCCATGGGACTGCTCGTGCTGGTGCTCATATTCCAGTTCAACTCCATCCGGCGGCCGCTGATAATCCTGCTCACCCTGCCGCCCATGCTCATCGGCATCACCACGGGCATGTTGGCCACGAACTCGCCCTTCGGCTTCATGCCCATGCTCGGCATGATCTCCCTGCTGGGCATCATCGTGAACAACGCCATCATGCTCATCGACCGCATCGAGATTCAACGCGGCCGGGGGCTGAACCTGGCCGACGCCATCGTGCTCTCCTCCCTGGAGCGCGCCCGGCCCATCATCATGACCGCCACCACGACCATCATCGGCATGGTCCCGCTCTCCCTCCAGGGCGGCGAAATGTGGCGGCCCATGGCCAACCTCATCATGTCCGGCCTGACGGTCGCCACGGTCCTCACCCTGGTCCTCTGCCCGGTCCTCTACTCCATCTTCTTCCGCCAGCGGTTCAAGGGATACGAGTGGGACCCGAAGGTCATCCAGCGCGGGAGCGACCTCAATCCAAGCCTGCATCCGACCGAATAG
- a CDS encoding flagellin N-terminal helical domain-containing protein, giving the protein MSLVVNNNLMANAAARNLNSSYNALSTSTERLSSGLRVNSSADDAAGLAVRELMRSDISTLNQGIRNANDGISMIQTADGALSVIDEKLIRMKELAEQAATGTYTDAQRLIIDSEYQAMASEITRIANATDFNGIYLLNGNLSADGITIHFGTGNDAAEDKYDVTIGNCTASALGVGLAAGTDKAGSVVSTQAAAQSALDALNSAIVSKDNVRANLGAMQNRLSATISNLEIQAENLQASESRISDVDVATEMTEYTKQQIITQSAVAMLSQANSLPQMALSLIGG; this is encoded by the coding sequence ATGTCTCTCGTAGTAAACAACAACCTCATGGCCAATGCCGCCGCCCGGAACCTGAACAGCTCGTACAACGCGCTGAGCACGTCCACGGAGCGGCTCTCTTCCGGTCTGCGCGTCAACTCCTCGGCCGACGATGCGGCCGGGCTGGCCGTACGCGAACTGATGCGTTCGGACATCTCCACCCTCAACCAGGGAATCAGGAACGCCAACGACGGCATCTCCATGATTCAGACCGCCGACGGAGCGCTCTCCGTCATCGATGAAAAGCTCATCCGCATGAAGGAACTGGCCGAGCAGGCCGCCACCGGCACCTACACCGACGCCCAGCGGCTCATCATCGATTCGGAATACCAGGCCATGGCCTCGGAGATCACCCGAATCGCCAACGCCACGGACTTCAACGGCATCTACCTGCTCAACGGCAACCTCTCCGCCGACGGCATCACCATCCATTTCGGCACGGGCAACGACGCCGCCGAGGACAAGTATGACGTGACCATCGGCAACTGCACCGCCTCCGCCCTGGGCGTGGGGCTGGCCGCGGGCACGGACAAGGCCGGATCGGTGGTTTCCACCCAGGCCGCGGCCCAGAGCGCCCTGGACGCCCTGAACTCGGCCATCGTGTCCAAGGACAACGTGCGCGCCAACCTGGGCGCCATGCAGAACAGGCTGTCCGCGACCATCTCCAACCTGGAAATCCAGGCCGAGAACCTCCAGGCCTCGGAGTCCCGCATCTCCGATGTGGACGTGGCCACAGAGATGACCGAGTACACCAAGCAGCAGATCATTACCCAATCTGCCGTGGCGATGCTCTCGCAGGCCAACTCGCTCCCGCAGATGGCCCTGTCGCTCATCGGCGGCTAG
- a CDS encoding ATP-binding protein, with amino-acid sequence MSDAKVTPLGRKIVAAILGTTLLALALSFFLNAIPLVHAYRQEGADKARTLAGLMAASLVAPVDFDDPEAAAENLRTLSLTPDVLGAAVYLADGSTLAVWGAPLSCEVPPKPGVRSALSSLTVVSPVPSGRAGCVVALDVSLAGQWGLLRSYLVSGALILLGVFVFCFKLAGTFRRRLGDPLRELTEAVDAISASRDYSRRVDYVSNDELGVLVTEFNAMLERIQDRDARLNRHREMLEQRVEERTLQLKVKQLELLRNNRQLHSEIQRRGQAEMIREEVERINRHDLKSGLSLVIGYPELLLQQGGLTPEQAKLIKRIRAAGYRMLDMIRNHLDMFKMEKGVYALNRLPTDLVETLCDLEEELAPQLNSSGVRLVIRLDGRDVVGDETFTVSGEGPLLRTMCRNLVQNAIEASGPGDEVAVFLERGERPTLTVTNPAPVPAEIRERFFEKYVTCGKENGTGLGTYFAALIARTHGADITMNTGERNGTTLRIAFRSPANR; translated from the coding sequence ATGAGTGATGCCAAAGTGACCCCCCTGGGCCGGAAGATCGTGGCGGCCATTCTCGGGACGACGCTGCTGGCCCTCGCATTGAGCTTCTTCCTCAACGCCATCCCCCTGGTCCATGCCTACCGCCAGGAGGGCGCGGACAAGGCCCGCACCCTGGCGGGGCTCATGGCCGCGTCCCTGGTCGCGCCGGTGGATTTCGACGATCCCGAGGCCGCGGCCGAGAACCTTCGGACCCTGTCCCTGACGCCCGACGTGCTGGGAGCTGCGGTTTATCTCGCCGACGGCTCGACTCTCGCCGTCTGGGGCGCGCCTCTTTCCTGCGAAGTCCCGCCCAAGCCGGGCGTGCGATCCGCACTGTCTTCCCTGACCGTGGTCTCGCCCGTTCCGTCGGGCCGCGCTGGATGCGTGGTGGCGCTGGACGTTTCGCTGGCCGGGCAGTGGGGGCTGCTCAGGTCCTATCTCGTCAGCGGGGCGCTTATCCTGCTCGGCGTGTTCGTCTTCTGCTTCAAGCTGGCCGGAACCTTCCGGCGCAGGCTGGGCGATCCCCTGCGCGAACTGACCGAGGCGGTCGACGCCATCTCCGCCAGCCGGGATTATTCGCGGCGGGTGGACTACGTGAGCAACGACGAGCTGGGCGTGCTCGTGACCGAGTTCAACGCCATGCTCGAACGCATCCAGGACCGCGACGCGCGGCTGAACCGGCATCGGGAGATGCTTGAGCAGAGAGTGGAGGAGCGGACTCTCCAGCTCAAGGTCAAGCAGTTGGAGCTGCTCAGGAACAACCGCCAGTTGCACAGCGAGATACAGCGGCGCGGACAGGCCGAGATGATCCGGGAGGAGGTGGAGCGCATCAACCGCCATGACCTCAAGTCGGGCCTGAGCCTGGTCATCGGCTATCCTGAGCTGTTGCTCCAGCAGGGGGGCCTGACCCCTGAACAGGCCAAGCTCATCAAGCGCATCCGGGCGGCCGGGTACCGGATGCTGGACATGATCCGCAATCATCTGGACATGTTCAAGATGGAGAAGGGCGTCTACGCCCTCAACCGGCTGCCGACCGATCTGGTCGAGACCCTGTGCGATCTCGAAGAGGAGCTCGCCCCGCAGCTCAACAGTTCCGGGGTGCGTCTGGTCATCCGCCTCGACGGCCGGGACGTGGTCGGCGACGAGACCTTCACCGTGTCCGGCGAGGGGCCCCTTTTGCGGACCATGTGCCGCAATCTCGTCCAGAACGCCATCGAGGCTTCCGGCCCCGGCGACGAGGTGGCGGTCTTTCTGGAGCGGGGCGAACGTCCGACCCTGACCGTGACCAACCCCGCGCCTGTGCCTGCGGAAATCCGGGAACGGTTTTTCGAGAAATACGTTACCTGCGGCAAGGAAAACGGCACCGGCCTCGGCACCTACTTTGCGGCGCTTATCGCCCGCACCCACGGCGCGGACATTACCATGAACACCGGCGAGCGGAACGGCACCACCTTGCGCATCGCCTTTCGCAGCCCGGCGAACCGCTGA
- a CDS encoding flagellar hook assembly protein FlgD, with the protein MSIDTTSYYESLLASSTSVSTAAASSTSLTSDDFITLLCAELEHQDPTEPVDNAQMVDQMTQYSQLEQLTEMNEKMDSLTDSINSLGAVSGLDYIGKQVEAEGYAVSKDGEDVSILYLTLDEDAAELALNLYDSNGSIVDTQTFTDIGSGTVAFTWDGTGYDGDEVDDGIYYAVAKAYDADGDKVGCTTTTTGTVTGVSTTDEGVVLTLEDGRTVNLADVTYATQ; encoded by the coding sequence ATGAGCATCGACACCACCAGCTATTACGAGTCCCTGCTCGCGTCGTCGACCTCGGTGTCGACCGCCGCCGCCAGCTCCACGTCGCTGACTTCGGACGACTTCATCACCCTGCTGTGCGCCGAGCTTGAGCATCAGGACCCCACCGAGCCCGTGGACAACGCCCAGATGGTCGACCAGATGACGCAGTACTCCCAACTGGAGCAACTGACCGAGATGAACGAGAAGATGGATTCCCTGACCGACAGCATCAACTCGCTCGGAGCCGTCAGCGGCCTGGACTACATCGGCAAGCAGGTGGAGGCCGAGGGGTACGCCGTCAGCAAGGATGGCGAGGACGTCTCCATCCTCTACCTGACCCTCGACGAAGACGCGGCCGAGCTTGCCCTGAACCTCTACGACTCGAACGGGTCCATCGTCGACACGCAGACCTTCACCGACATTGGAAGCGGCACCGTGGCCTTCACCTGGGACGGCACAGGCTACGACGGCGACGAGGTCGACGACGGCATCTACTACGCCGTCGCCAAAGCCTACGACGCCGACGGGGACAAGGTCGGCTGCACCACCACGACCACCGGCACCGTGACCGGCGTGAGCACCACCGACGAAGGCGTCGTCCTGACCCTCGAAGACGGCCGGACCGTGAACCTGGCCGACGTGACCTACGCCACCCAGTAA